A region of the Candidatus Kryptobacter tengchongensis genome:
GAATACCTCTGGGTGTGCTTTTTCAATTTCATCAAGTAAAACAACTGAATAAGGTTTTCTTCTCACAGCTTCTGTTAATTGTCCACCCTCTTCATAGCCAACATACCCAGGAGGCGCACCAATCAATCTTGATACGGAAAATCTTTCCATATATTCGGACATATCAATTCTGATCATCGCATTTTCATCGTTGAAGAGAAGCTCGGCAAGGGCTTTTGCCAATTCAGTTTTTCCAACCCCTGTGCTCCCGATAAACAGAAACGAACCAATTGGTCTTCTCTCGTCTTGAAGTCCAGCTCTTGCCCTGCGTATCGCGTTGCTTACAGCCTTGACCGCTTCTTCTTGATCAACTATTCTCTCATGTAATCTCTCCTCCATATGTAAAAGTTTTGTCCTCTCACTTTCAAGCATTTTCTGAACCGGTATACCCGTCCAGCGAGAAACAATTTCAGCAATATCTTCAGCATCAACCTCTTCTTTAAGCATTCTCAAATCCTTTTGAACTTCTGCAAGTTTTTGAGTTGTTTCCTTTAGCCTCATCTCAAGCGAATGTATAACCCCGTACCTTAACTCTGCAACTCTTGCATAATCACCTTCACGTTCTGCTTTCTCAGCCTCAATCTTAGCCTTTTCAATTTCTTCTTTCATCTCACGAATTGATTTGATAAGTTCCTTTTCTGTTTGCCAGTGAGCTTTTAAACGATCTCTTTCCTCACGTAAGGAGGCAAGTTCATGTTCTATATCCTCAAGCTTTCTCTGCGTTGCTTTCTTATCAACATCGGTTGCATAATTTGAAGTCAATTCACGCTTAACAGCCTCACGTTCAATTTCAAGCTGTTTGATCTTTCTTTCAATTTCATCAAGTTCCTCAGGCATTGAATCAATTTCAATTCTCAATTTTGAAGCAGCTTCATCTATTAAATCAATTGCTTTATCAGGTAAATATCTATCCGTGATATATCTATGACTCAGCTGAGCTGCTGCAACGATCGCTGCATCGGTAATTCTAACGCCGTGATGAACCTCATATTTTTCTTTTAAACCGCGCAAAATTGAGATTGTATCCTCAACGGACGGTTCTTCAACAAGAATCGGTTGAAATCTCCTTTCAAGTGCTGGATCTTTTTCAATATGTTTTCTATATTCGTCAATCGTTGTCGCACCAATTGCATGAAGCTCTCCACGGGCAAGAGCGGGCTTCAACATATTTGCTGCATCAACCGCTCCCTCAGCTGCCCCAGCTCCAACTATCGTATGAAGCTCGTCAATGAAAAGAATAATTTCGCCGTTTGATTCTTGAATCTCACGCAAAACCGCCTTTAACCTATCTTCAAACTCTCCACGATACTTTGTCCCGGCTATCAAAGCACCAATATCAAGCGCAAAAATTCGCTTGTTCTTTAATGTTTCCGGAACATCACCCTGAACAATTCTGTGAGCGATGCCTTCAACAATTGCGGTTTTGCCAACACCTGGCTCACCAATTAAAACAGGATTGTTTTTCGTCCTTCTTGAAAGAACTTGCATAACACGACGAATTTCCTCATCCCTCCCGATAACTGGATCAAGTTTCCCAAGCCGAGCAAGCTCTGTTAAATCACGACCGTATTTTTGAAGTGCTTGATATTTATCTTCTGGATTCTGGTCTATCACCCTCTGCGAACCACGAATTTCACGCATAACCTTTAGAATCGTATCTTTCGTAATACCCTGCTCTGAAAGGATGCGACCAGCGTCGTTGTTTTTATTTTCTGAAAGGGCAATCAATAAATGTTCAACACTTATATATTCATCCCTCAACTGATTTGCTTCCT
Encoded here:
- a CDS encoding ATP-dependent Clp protease ATP-binding subunit ClpB, which produces MNWNKFTIKSQDAIQKAMQIAAERSHQAIEPEHLLLALIDDETGLVNSIIKKIGGNIPYIKSRLNQSISRFPQVQGAGLGNQYISQGLMKIFDDALKEANQLRDEYISVEHLLIALSENKNNDAGRILSEQGITKDTILKVMREIRGSQRVIDQNPEDKYQALQKYGRDLTELARLGKLDPVIGRDEEIRRVMQVLSRRTKNNPVLIGEPGVGKTAIVEGIAHRIVQGDVPETLKNKRIFALDIGALIAGTKYRGEFEDRLKAVLREIQESNGEIILFIDELHTIVGAGAAEGAVDAANMLKPALARGELHAIGATTIDEYRKHIEKDPALERRFQPILVEEPSVEDTISILRGLKEKYEVHHGVRITDAAIVAAAQLSHRYITDRYLPDKAIDLIDEAASKLRIEIDSMPEELDEIERKIKQLEIEREAVKRELTSNYATDVDKKATQRKLEDIEHELASLREERDRLKAHWQTEKELIKSIREMKEEIEKAKIEAEKAEREGDYARVAELRYGVIHSLEMRLKETTQKLAEVQKDLRMLKEEVDAEDIAEIVSRWTGIPVQKMLESERTKLLHMEERLHERIVDQEEAVKAVSNAIRRARAGLQDERRPIGSFLFIGSTGVGKTELAKALAELLFNDENAMIRIDMSEYMERFSVSRLIGAPPGYVGYEEGGQLTEAVRRKPYSVVLLDEIEKAHPEVFNILLQVLDDGRLTDSKGHVVNFKNTIIIMTSNIGSHIIHEKMLKMNEENKDKIMEEIRNEVMQLLRQTIRPEFLNRIDEIIFFKPLTKNDILKIVDLQIKQVNKRLEKNNMKIELTDKAKIWLADIGYDPTFGARPLRRMIQKHILDPLAEKILAGEFMNGDVVVVDVDFYGKPVFIKKIEEVEVV